In Citrus sinensis cultivar Valencia sweet orange chromosome 4, DVS_A1.0, whole genome shotgun sequence, one DNA window encodes the following:
- the LOC102617880 gene encoding uncharacterized protein LOC102617880, translated as MFLITSIFSPLPPSLFIKTMCVVNVVTMANLGYSEIKGKHLKYSKFWNFNSDKSSNNKEIKLSAKTGMLFLYTPSFLAGLASFWLFPHEGFRFMLLTSALTVHFFKRIVEVLFIHKYSSGMVLDSAIVISLSYLISTAAMIYVQSEGLGEPTIDLKFLGMILFLLGISGNFYHHNLLSKMRRNGEKEYKIPTSGLFDKVVCPHYLFEILGFWGIFFIAQTLYAFCYAIGVTFYLMGRSYATRAWYLSKFEDFPKHVNSIFPYIF; from the exons ATGTTTCTAATCACTAGCATATTTTCCCCATTACCTCCTTCATTGTTTATCAAAACAATGTGTGTGGTGAATGTTGTAACAATGGCAAATCTAGGCTACTCAGAAATCAAGGGAAAGCACTTGAAATATTCAAAGTTTTGGAACTTCAACTCTGACAAATCTTCAAACAACAAGGAGATTAAACTTTCAGCCAAAACCGGCATGCTTTTTCTTTATACGCCATCGTTTCTTGCGGGTCTTGCTTCATTTTGGCTTTTCCCTCATGAGGGCTTCCGATTTATGTTGCTCACTTCTGCTCTAACTGTTCATTTCTTCAAAAGAATCGTTGAG GTGTTGTTCATTCATAAATATAGTAGCGGGATGGTTCTTGATTCTGCAATCGTTATCAGTCTAAGTTATTTGATAAGCACCGCAGCAATGATATATGTTCAAAGTGAAGGATTAGGAGAGCCAACTATTGATTTGAAGTTTTTGGGGATGATTCTATTTTTGTTGGGAATAAGCGGCAATTTCTACCACCACAATCTGCTTTCAAAAATGAGAAGAAACGGTGAAAAAGAATACAAGATTCCCACGAGTGGTTTATTTGATAAAGTTGTATGCCCCCATTACTTGTTTGAGATATTAGGGTTTTGGGGCATCTTTTTCATTGCTCAAACTCTGTATGCATTTTGCTATGCTATAGGTGtaactttttacttaatgggaAGAAGCTATGCAACTAGGGCATGGTATCTTTCCAAATTTGAAGACTTCCCCAAACATGTCAACTCCAtttttccatatattttttag